The following coding sequences are from one Epinephelus fuscoguttatus linkage group LG7, E.fuscoguttatus.final_Chr_v1 window:
- the rprd1b gene encoding regulation of nuclear pre-mRNA domain-containing protein 1B, which translates to MSSFSESALEKKLTELSSSQQSVQTLSLWIIHHRKHSALIVKVWHRELKKAKSSRKLTFLYLANDVIQNSKKKGPEFTKDFESVLVDACSHVASEADEGCKKHMERLLNIWKERSLYRGDFIQQLKLAIEDSNSPRPSEEKKAVKRSYQKIQEEEDDEDDDYRSHNSPHSTDISATQLTEELVKALQDLENAASGDAAVRQKIASLPQEVQDVSLLEKITDKEAADKLSKTVDEACLLLAEYNGRLAAELEDRRQLARMLTEYIGSQKEALMEREKKLEEYKQKLARVTQVRKELKSHIQSLPDLSLLPNVTGGLAPLPSAGDLFSTD; encoded by the exons ATGTCGTCCTTCTCTGAGTCGGCCCTGGAGAAGAAGCTGACGGAGCTAAGCAGCTCGCAGCAGAGCGTccagactctgtctctgtggatCATCCACCACCGCAAACACTCAGCCCTCATCGTCAAAGTGTGGCACAGAGAGCTGAAAAAAG CTAAAAGCTCCAGGAAGCTGACGTTCCTGTATCTTGCCAATGATGTCATCCAGAACAGCAAGAAGAAAGGACCTGAGTTTACCAAAGACTTTGAGAGTGTACTTGTCGATGCCTGCTCCCATGTTGCCAG TGAGGCAGATGAGGGCTGTAAAAAGCACATGGAGAGACTGCTGAACATATGGAAGGAGAGGAGCCTCTACAGAGGAGACTTCATTCAGCAGCTCAAACTTGCCATCGAAGACTCCAACAGCCCCAGGCCTTCAG AAGAGAAGAAGGCCGTGAAACGAAGCTATCAAAAGATccaggaagaagaagatgatgaagatgatgactACAGAAGCCACAACTCCCCTCACAGCACAGACATTTCTGCAACTCAGTTG acagaggagctggtGAAGGCCCTACAGGACTTGGAGAACGCTGCATCAGGTGACGCAGCAGTTCGTCAGAAGATCGCCTCCCTGCCACAGGAAGTCCAGGACGTTTCCCTGCTGGAGAAAATCACTG ACAAGGAGGCAGCTGACAAGTTGTCAAAGACGGTGGATGAAGCGTGTTTGCTGCTGGCAGAGTACAACGGCCGACTGGCTGCCGAGCTGGAGGACCGGAGGCAACTGGCTCGCATGCTGACTGAATACATCGGCAGCCAAAAGGAGGCGCTtatggagagagagaagaaactaGAG GAATATAAGCAGAAACTGGCGAGAGTGACCCAAGTTAGGAAAGAGCTCAAGTCCCACATCCAGAGCCTCCCTGACCTCTCCCTCCTGCCCAACGTGACTGGGGGTCTGGCCCCGCTCCCATCGGCCGGAGACCTCTTCTCCACCGACTGA